The following proteins are encoded in a genomic region of Tenacibaculum sp. 190524A05c:
- a CDS encoding outer membrane beta-barrel protein has translation MKNLFIAIALILSFGAHAQSYKFRISGKIQTEKEKMPVEAATVHLEKVKDSSIVSYTISDDKGYFALEGKAFHKDVKLFISFIGMDNYSKLISLDKTPDVNLGTINLKEESNMLNEVVIKSRAPITIKKDTLEFNVKSFKTKKDANVEDLLKKLPGVEVDEEGKITVNGKPVNKILVNGKPFFGNDPTITTKNLSKEIIEKVQITDTKSKSEAFSGEKGDANNQTINLTIKKENNKGWFGRVSAGGGTDERYEGATMINRFDNNQRFSVLASANNINSPGFSFGEIQKMFGNGSGVWFSGNGSFSVGGRRFGGGSGIITSKTAGATYADEYGKGFDVNADYFYSGSNSKDVSRNNREFTLPDRRYFTNSNSNSDNENHNHSINAELDIEIDSTFLINVNPSFILNQRESIFNTFEESLDENQVVTNEFNSSTFSTSDAKNFQNRIDITKRFGEKGSFIKATVENQIDQSDGEDFNNSTINIFGTTPSSEIRNQKSTIDNELNSIRSRISYRIPLIAKKLFIDTKYRFRRDERTNVESTFDFDNNTNDFTIFNTDLSSNFTYNDITKTPSIDLVYNVKKWRFSFEVGQVNRTLENIDLLRPNLSLEKDFNNITLDGTFRYRFDSKASVYFNYSLDNNAPSLNQLQPFSDVTNPSNIITGNPNLKPSQTHRIYANFNKYNWQKRTGFFMYMGGSLTNNQIVNRTSIDDNLVRTSTYDNADGVYDFWSGANYNKNIKLDSITTINLRLGTRVNGNRSVNILNDVDNIAETLSVTPNIGFSFNWNKIVSIEPRYDLTFSKTSYNVDSFLDQEFTSHRVRIRTKTNVPKKLEWRNDVNYTYNPNVIGFNQSAWFWNSTLAYSILNDKATITLKAYDLLNQNTNARRIATANYIEDSESTVLQQYFMLGFSWKFNSLGKKGKIRDYDFSF, from the coding sequence ATGAAAAACTTATTTATTGCTATTGCTCTTATTTTATCTTTTGGTGCACATGCACAGTCCTATAAATTTAGGATATCAGGTAAAATTCAAACTGAGAAAGAAAAAATGCCTGTCGAAGCTGCTACTGTTCACTTAGAAAAAGTTAAAGACAGTTCTATTGTTTCTTATACTATTTCAGATGATAAAGGATATTTTGCTTTAGAAGGGAAAGCCTTTCATAAAGATGTAAAACTTTTTATCTCTTTTATTGGAATGGACAATTATAGTAAGCTTATTTCTTTAGATAAAACACCTGACGTAAACTTAGGCACAATCAATTTAAAGGAAGAGTCTAATATGCTTAATGAAGTAGTAATTAAATCAAGAGCTCCTATTACCATTAAGAAAGACACATTAGAATTCAACGTAAAGTCTTTTAAAACTAAAAAAGATGCTAATGTTGAGGATCTTTTGAAAAAATTACCCGGAGTTGAAGTTGATGAAGAAGGAAAAATTACAGTAAACGGAAAACCTGTAAATAAGATATTAGTTAACGGAAAACCATTTTTCGGTAATGATCCGACAATCACGACTAAAAACTTATCTAAAGAAATTATAGAAAAAGTTCAGATTACAGATACAAAATCTAAATCAGAGGCTTTTTCAGGTGAAAAAGGAGATGCCAATAATCAAACCATAAATCTTACCATTAAGAAAGAAAATAATAAAGGATGGTTCGGTCGTGTTTCTGCAGGTGGTGGAACAGATGAAAGATATGAAGGTGCGACAATGATAAATAGATTTGACAATAATCAACGTTTTAGTGTCTTAGCCAGTGCAAACAACATTAACTCTCCTGGATTTAGTTTTGGTGAAATTCAAAAAATGTTTGGAAACGGTAGTGGTGTATGGTTTAGTGGTAATGGATCTTTTAGTGTTGGAGGAAGACGTTTTGGTGGAGGAAGTGGAATTATCACTTCTAAAACTGCAGGAGCAACATATGCTGATGAATATGGAAAAGGATTTGATGTAAACGCGGATTACTTCTATTCTGGGAGTAACTCTAAAGATGTTTCTAGAAACAATAGAGAATTTACATTACCAGACAGAAGGTATTTTACGAACTCAAACTCTAATTCAGATAACGAAAATCACAATCACAGCATTAACGCTGAGTTAGATATAGAGATAGACTCTACATTCTTAATTAATGTAAATCCTTCGTTTATCTTAAACCAACGAGAAAGTATTTTTAACACATTCGAAGAATCTTTGGATGAAAACCAAGTTGTAACGAATGAATTCAATAGTAGTACATTCTCTACATCTGATGCTAAAAACTTTCAAAATAGAATTGACATTACAAAGAGATTTGGTGAAAAAGGATCTTTTATTAAAGCCACTGTAGAAAATCAAATCGATCAATCTGACGGTGAAGATTTTAATAATTCAACTATTAATATTTTTGGAACTACACCAAGCTCAGAAATTAGAAATCAAAAGAGCACAATAGATAATGAACTAAATAGTATTAGATCTCGTATTTCGTATCGAATTCCTTTAATCGCTAAGAAATTATTTATTGATACAAAATATCGTTTTAGAAGAGATGAACGAACAAATGTGGAAAGTACATTCGATTTTGACAATAACACCAATGACTTTACTATCTTCAATACTGATTTAAGTTCGAATTTTACTTATAATGATATTACTAAAACTCCATCTATTGATTTAGTGTATAATGTAAAAAAATGGCGTTTTAGCTTCGAAGTTGGACAAGTAAACCGAACTTTAGAAAATATTGATTTATTACGTCCGAATTTAAGCTTAGAAAAAGACTTCAATAATATTACATTAGATGGAACATTTAGATATCGTTTTGATTCGAAAGCATCTGTTTATTTCAATTATTCGTTAGACAACAACGCTCCTAGCCTTAACCAGCTGCAACCGTTTAGTGATGTAACTAATCCATCGAATATCATTACTGGTAATCCAAACTTAAAGCCAAGTCAAACACATAGAATCTATGCCAACTTTAATAAGTATAATTGGCAAAAAAGAACAGGCTTCTTTATGTATATGGGAGGAAGTTTAACTAATAATCAAATTGTAAACAGAACGAGCATTGATGATAATTTAGTTAGAACTTCTACATATGATAATGCTGATGGAGTTTATGATTTCTGGAGTGGTGCGAACTATAATAAAAACATAAAATTAGATTCTATTACAACAATTAATTTAAGATTAGGAACTAGAGTTAATGGTAATAGAAGTGTAAATATTTTAAATGATGTAGATAATATTGCTGAGACATTATCTGTAACTCCAAATATTGGATTTTCATTTAACTGGAACAAAATTGTATCTATTGAGCCGAGATATGATCTTACATTTTCTAAAACATCATATAATGTAGATTCTTTCTTAGATCAAGAATTTACAAGTCATAGAGTTCGTATTAGAACAAAAACAAATGTTCCTAAAAAATTAGAATGGAGAAACGACGTGAATTATACCTACAACCCGAATGTAATTGGCTTTAATCAGTCTGCATGGTTTTGGAATTCGACTTTAGCCTACTCTATTTTAAATGATAAAGCAACGATTACATTGAAAGCATACGATTTATTAAATCAGAATACCAATGCAAGAAGAATTGCAACAGCTAACTATATCGAAGATTCTGAAAGTACTGTTTTACAACAATACTTCATGTTAGGATTTAGCTGGAAATTCAACAGCTTAGGTAAAAAGGGAAAAATTCGAGACTATGATTTTAGTTTCTAA
- a CDS encoding GAF domain-containing protein: protein MTIRNFHSSSDLELPLHINISFKKVYDLFKKYTDNQYKGHPYHVSAIQMVEEIDKIPELIEGFSDFSLLEKHEEIIDLVLDPLFPEILTQNEIKAATVPFSFTCFKFTERFENILDNAGKDYLFEVRNFEPDAMYIYACTLILGTIYGRNVDLKRPFYFDIPDVNTGFTRHYRVAFNGDFMDITPTENAPKITEDDIKLLLDNFDNIDIWREKFPPNSYIFKGFGIMNLFDVTTDETINSIQNNLIGREDESMTEKIRNNLRDFFGIGDLKVGYSVYDIAHLDEGHVKVKRSESILLTDERQITCEKYFCNHIINKIFVENESIVISDADHYKKLSGGNNFSLNLEEKGIKSIILIPIKTATNQDLLLLEMASPRAYELNSVNKQKLKDIIPMFKAAAERNSEEYLNILEATIQEFYTSIHPSVKWRFYEAAENYQNALLDKDEDAKIEKIAFHDVYPLFGQSDIKGSSIARNTAIKQDLTKQLNSAIHVLREACKKERLPIYDELMYRVEDYLIEVNKGMKAGDEVAILDFLKRDIYPVFNHVKEINDELTQVVNEYLDQLDDNLQVVYEKRKDYENSVTKLNDKLAKFIDKKQEEAQKIFPHYFERYKTDGVEYNMYIGQSITKQHKYDSLYLYNLRLWQLQTTYEMENVAYKLRDKLDHDLRVASLILVHSNPLSIEFRMDEKQFDVDGAYNIRYEIIKKRIDKAHIKGTTERLTVPGKIAIVYSQDKDADEYLKYIKFLQSKNQLGKVELLELEDLQGVSGLKAIRVEVIYETKEDEKSSMSIDELIKDMK from the coding sequence ATGACGATAAGAAACTTCCATAGCAGTTCAGATTTAGAATTACCTCTGCATATAAATATTAGTTTTAAAAAGGTTTACGACCTTTTTAAGAAATACACTGATAATCAATACAAAGGACATCCATATCATGTTTCAGCTATTCAAATGGTTGAAGAAATTGATAAAATTCCTGAGTTAATTGAAGGATTTTCTGATTTTTCATTATTGGAAAAACATGAAGAAATCATTGATCTTGTTTTAGATCCTTTATTTCCTGAGATCTTAACTCAGAACGAAATTAAAGCAGCTACGGTTCCTTTCTCTTTTACTTGCTTTAAGTTCACAGAACGATTTGAAAATATTTTGGATAATGCTGGAAAAGATTATCTGTTTGAAGTTAGAAATTTTGAACCCGATGCAATGTACATTTATGCATGTACATTAATTCTCGGAACTATCTACGGACGTAATGTTGATTTAAAACGTCCTTTCTATTTTGATATACCAGATGTAAACACTGGTTTTACCAGACATTACAGAGTTGCTTTCAACGGAGACTTTATGGATATTACTCCAACTGAAAATGCACCTAAAATTACTGAAGACGACATCAAGTTATTATTAGATAACTTTGACAATATTGATATTTGGAGAGAAAAATTCCCTCCGAATTCTTACATATTTAAAGGTTTTGGAATTATGAACCTTTTTGATGTAACTACCGATGAAACCATTAATTCTATACAGAACAATTTAATTGGTAGAGAAGACGAATCAATGACAGAAAAAATCAGAAATAACCTGAGAGATTTCTTTGGTATTGGTGATTTAAAAGTTGGGTATTCAGTTTATGACATCGCACATTTAGACGAAGGACATGTCAAAGTAAAAAGATCTGAAAGTATTTTACTAACTGATGAAAGACAAATTACTTGTGAAAAATATTTCTGTAATCATATCATCAATAAAATATTTGTTGAGAATGAAAGTATTGTAATTTCAGATGCAGATCATTACAAAAAACTCTCTGGAGGAAATAACTTCTCTCTAAATTTAGAAGAAAAAGGAATTAAGAGTATTATTCTTATTCCAATAAAAACAGCAACAAATCAAGATTTGTTGTTACTTGAAATGGCTTCTCCGAGAGCTTATGAGTTAAATTCTGTAAACAAACAGAAATTAAAAGATATTATTCCAATGTTTAAAGCTGCTGCTGAACGTAATTCAGAAGAGTATTTAAATATTTTAGAAGCTACAATACAAGAATTTTACACTTCTATTCATCCTTCAGTAAAATGGCGATTCTATGAAGCAGCAGAGAATTATCAAAATGCTTTATTAGATAAGGATGAAGATGCAAAAATTGAAAAGATAGCTTTCCACGATGTGTATCCTCTTTTTGGACAATCTGATATTAAAGGATCTTCAATTGCCAGAAATACTGCTATCAAACAAGATTTAACAAAACAGTTAAATTCTGCTATTCATGTGTTAAGAGAAGCATGTAAAAAAGAGAGACTTCCTATTTATGACGAATTAATGTATCGTGTAGAAGATTATTTAATTGAAGTAAATAAAGGAATGAAAGCTGGTGACGAAGTTGCTATTCTTGACTTTTTAAAGCGTGATATTTACCCTGTATTTAATCATGTTAAAGAAATCAACGATGAACTTACACAAGTTGTAAATGAATATTTAGATCAGCTAGATGATAATTTACAAGTAGTTTATGAAAAGAGAAAAGACTACGAGAATAGCGTAACTAAACTTAACGATAAGCTTGCCAAGTTTATTGATAAGAAACAAGAAGAAGCTCAAAAAATATTCCCACACTATTTCGAACGATATAAAACGGATGGTGTAGAATACAATATGTATATCGGTCAATCGATCACGAAACAACATAAGTATGATTCTTTATACTTATACAACTTACGTTTATGGCAATTACAAACCACTTACGAGATGGAAAACGTTGCGTATAAATTAAGAGATAAGCTTGACCATGATTTACGTGTTGCGTCATTAATATTGGTGCATAGTAATCCTCTTTCAATAGAGTTTAGAATGGATGAAAAGCAATTTGACGTTGATGGGGCGTATAATATCCGATACGAGATTATAAAGAAAAGAATTGACAAAGCGCATATTAAAGGTACAACAGAAAGATTAACTGTTCCTGGAAAAATAGCTATTGTATATTCTCAAGATAAAGATGCAGATGAGTATTTAAAGTATATCAAATTCTTACAATCTAAAAACCAATTGGGAAAAGTTGAGCTTTTAGAATTGGAGGATTTACAAGGCGTTTCTGGATTAAAAGCAATTCGAGTTGAAGTAATTTACGAAACAAAAGAAGACGAAAAGTCTTCAATGTCCATTGATGAACTAATCAAGGATATGAAGTAA
- a CDS encoding Pycsar system effector family protein, with product MSTLLEKTESFVMDTLNEKLDKKLVYHSLSHTLRVVEKASELAEDAKLEESEKERLLIAAWFHDTGFTVNRAEHEDESVKIASEFLKNEGVEASFIDEVNQTILATKIDVTPSSKLEKLLKDADCSHLGSKNYNEFSQLLQKEMELLTDEKIKETDWINKNIDFLTNGHRFYTDVAVKKWEKQKSKNLAQLIKTEKKIKQENKKLSQKKEELKFKKEKVELPERGIETMFRVALRNHITLSDIADTKANILLSVNAIIISMALSTLIPKLDNPSNSYLIYPSVIFIAFTVVSIVLSILATRPNVTQGKFSKEDIANKKVNLIFFGNFHKMSLQEFEWGMSEMMKDRDYLYGSLTKDLYFLGLVLNRKYSLLRTTYTVFMIGIIVSVIAFAIAFHMQSRTDVTSVVAQLI from the coding sequence ATGAGCACTCTTCTAGAAAAAACAGAAAGTTTTGTAATGGACACGTTGAATGAAAAGTTAGATAAGAAATTAGTTTATCATAGCTTATCTCATACTTTACGCGTTGTTGAAAAAGCTTCTGAGTTAGCAGAAGATGCAAAACTAGAAGAATCAGAAAAAGAGCGCTTACTAATCGCTGCTTGGTTTCATGATACAGGATTTACAGTAAATAGAGCAGAACATGAAGATGAGAGTGTGAAAATAGCATCTGAGTTTTTAAAAAATGAAGGAGTAGAGGCTAGTTTTATAGATGAGGTTAATCAGACAATTTTAGCAACTAAAATAGATGTTACGCCGAGTTCTAAGTTAGAGAAACTATTGAAAGATGCAGATTGTTCTCATTTAGGAAGTAAAAATTACAATGAGTTTTCTCAGTTACTTCAAAAAGAAATGGAATTGCTGACTGATGAAAAGATTAAGGAAACCGATTGGATTAATAAAAACATAGATTTCTTAACTAATGGACATCGATTTTATACAGATGTAGCTGTTAAAAAATGGGAAAAACAAAAATCGAAGAATTTAGCTCAGCTGATTAAAACTGAGAAAAAAATTAAACAAGAGAATAAAAAGTTATCTCAAAAGAAAGAAGAACTTAAGTTTAAAAAGGAAAAGGTGGAATTGCCAGAACGTGGTATTGAAACTATGTTTAGAGTTGCTTTACGAAACCACATCACATTGAGCGATATTGCAGATACGAAAGCCAATATTTTATTATCGGTAAATGCAATTATCATATCTATGGCATTATCTACTTTAATTCCTAAGCTTGATAATCCTTCAAATAGTTATCTTATCTATCCGAGTGTAATATTTATTGCTTTTACAGTAGTTTCAATTGTGCTTTCAATTTTGGCAACTCGACCAAACGTTACTCAAGGGAAATTCTCAAAAGAAGATATTGCCAACAAAAAAGTGAATCTTATTTTCTTTGGAAATTTTCACAAAATGAGTTTACAAGAATTCGAATGGGGAATGAGTGAAATGATGAAAGATAGAGACTATTTATACGGATCCTTAACCAAAGATTTATACTTCCTCGGTTTAGTATTAAATAGAAAATATAGTTTACTACGAACTACTTACACCGTTTTTATGATAGGAATTATAGTGAGTGTAATTGCTTTTGCAATTGCTTTTCACATGCAAAGCAGAACTGATGTAACTTCAGTAGTTGCACAATTAATCTAA
- the msrB gene encoding peptide-methionine (R)-S-oxide reductase MsrB: MLTWKNIIDFTVNGNPLPDRRIEKTDEEWKAELTPEQFMITRLKGTERPFSGEHCSSFSSGKYNCACCGTPLFDSTIKFDSSSGWPSFTQPIKENAVKYHKDTTHGMIRVEIVCNTCDSHLGHVFPDGPEPSGLRYCVNSLSIELEDEN, encoded by the coding sequence ATGCTTACTTGGAAAAATATTATAGACTTTACGGTTAATGGGAATCCATTACCAGACAGAAGAATTGAAAAAACAGACGAAGAGTGGAAAGCTGAGCTTACACCAGAACAATTTATGATTACAAGACTTAAAGGAACTGAACGTCCTTTTAGTGGAGAACACTGTTCTTCTTTTAGCTCAGGTAAATACAATTGTGCTTGTTGTGGAACACCTTTATTTGATTCAACAATTAAGTTTGACTCGAGTTCTGGATGGCCAAGTTTTACACAACCGATAAAAGAGAACGCGGTAAAATATCATAAAGACACTACTCATGGAATGATTAGAGTAGAGATAGTTTGTAATACTTGTGATTCTCATTTAGGACATGTGTTTCCTGATGGACCAGAACCAAGTGGATTAAGATATTGTGTTAACTCATTATCAATTGAATTAGAAGATGAAAACTAA